A window from Citrus sinensis cultivar Valencia sweet orange chromosome 3, DVS_A1.0, whole genome shotgun sequence encodes these proteins:
- the LOC102624889 gene encoding GTP cyclohydrolase 1 translates to MGALDEGHFDLELENGVKLSSLELGFEQEPDALAIEDAVKVLLQGLGEDINREGIKKTPHRVAKALREGTKGYTQNVKDIVEGALFPEAGVDHGIGHAGGAGGLVIVRDLDLFSYCQSCLLPFQVKFHVGYVPAGQRVLGLSKFSRVAEVFSKRLQNPQRLADEVCSALQHGIKPAGVAVILQCSHLHFPNLESAFLDPNHQGWVKALVSSGAGVFENENADIWSDLLSLLRFRGINVDKTHIKDYAERCWCPSMSSSSSKHSSKIESANQGMVAAVVSILRSLGEDPLREELLGTPRRFVKWLMNFENSIIDMKLNGFAFGRMDLLKPNGEVSRSNEHIHSELNLSFWSQCEHHLLPFHGVVHIGYFCAEGLNPIGKSLLQSIVHFYGFKLQVQERLNRQIAETVSSLLGGDVIVVVEASHTCMIARGIEKFGSSTATIAVLGRFSTDHSARAMFLQNIPKTIFDG, encoded by the exons ATGGGCGCTTTGGATGAGGGACATTTCGATTTGGAGCTTGAGAATGGAGTGAAACTGAGTAGCCTTGAGCTTGGCTTTGAGCAAGAACCAGACGCGCTCGCTATTGAGGATGCCGTCAAAGTTCTCTTGCAAGGATTAGGTGAAGATATTAATAGAGAAGGCATCAAGAAGACTCCTCATCGCGTTGCCAAAGCTCTTCGTGAAGGAACCAAAG GTTACACACAAAATGTAAAAGACATTGTTGAAGGTGCTTTGTTCCCTGAAGCAGGTGTGGATCATGGAATTGGTCATGCCGGAGGAGCAGGTGGGCTCGTGATTGTTCGAGATCTTGACCTCTTCTCATACTGCCAGTCTTGTTTGCTTCCTTTCCAGGTTAAGTTTCATGTAGGCTATGTGCCAGCTGGTCAACGAGTTTTGGGACTAAGCAAGTTCTCCAGAGTTGCTGAAGTCTTTTCAAAACGACTCCAAAACCCACAGCGTCTAGCAGATGAAGTGTGTTCGGCTTTGCAACATGGTATCAAGCCGGCAGGTGTTGCTGTCATACTTCAATGCTCACACCTTCATTTCCCAAATCTGGAGTCAGCCTTTCTTGACCCGAACCACCAAGGATGGGTAAAGGCACTGGTTTCTTCAGGTGCAGgagtttttgaaaatgaaaatgcagaTATTTGGAGTGATCTTTTGAGTCTTCTTAGATTCAGAGGCATAAATGTGGATAAAACTCATATCAAAGACTATGCTGAACGATGTTGGTGTCCTTCTATGTCTTCCTCAAGTTCTAAACATTCTTCCAAGATAGAATCAGCTAATCAAGGAATGGTTGCTGCAGTTGTTTCAATTCTCAGATCGCTTGGGGAAGATCCATTGAGGGAAGAACTTTTAGGAACTCCTAGACGGTTTGTGAAGTGGTTGATGAACTTTGAGAACTCTATTATAGATATGAAGTTGAATGGCTTTGCTTTCGGTAGAATGGATCTTCTTAAGCCCAATGGAGAAGTCAGCCGTAGTAATGAACATATACATTCTGAGCTTAACTTGTCATTCTGGTCCCAATGCGAGCATCACTTACTTCCGTTTCACGGTGTCGTGCATATTGGATACTTCTGTGCTGAGGGACTTAATCCAATTGGAAAGTCACTTTTACAGTCAATAGTACATTTTTATGGTTTCAAGCTCCAAGTACAGGAAAGGCTGAACAGGCAGATTGCTGAGACTGTTTCATCGCTCTTGGGTGGGGATGTAATAGTCGTCGTGGAGGCAAGTCACACCTGTATGATCGCCAGAGGGATTGAGAAGTTTGGAAGTAGCACAGCTACAATTGCTGTGCTGGGTCGATTTTCAACCGACCATTCTGCCAGGGCAATGTTCTTGCAGAATATTCCAAAAACTATATTCGATGGATGA
- the LOC102625169 gene encoding uncharacterized protein LOC102625169: MEPSGRSSARPWTSCSLHHHHHHHHPLIVFPHHHHLFLCRHHNQHHHHHPHNHLNRHGLASASFAPPNSQLVGAAPPPLQNDEATLFKDATDDDSQNMLQEQEHWGLEEAEEDDDEPIFVLTDEWREFFAKSEAKRKLEKKQTKGK; encoded by the exons ATGGAGCCTTCGGGCAGAAGCAGCGCAAGGCCGTGGACATCGTGCTCGCTGcaccaccaccatcaccatcaccatcCCTTGATTGTCTTTCCCCACCACCATCACTTGTTCCTCTGCCGGCACCACAATCaacaccatcatcatcatcctcacAACCACTTAAACCGTCATGGGCTTGCAAGCGCGAGCTTTGCTCCTCCAAATTCACAACTCGTGGGTGCTGCTCCACCTCCATTGCAAAATGATGAGGCTACCCTTTTCAAAGATGCTACAGATGATGACTCTCA GAATATGTTGCAAGAGCAGGAGCACTGGGGTTTAGAGGAGGCAgaggaagatgatgatgagccTATCTTTGTTCTAACCGATGAATGGAGAGAGTTCTTTGCAAAATCTGAAGCTAAGAGAAAATTAG AGAAAAAGCAGACTAAAGGGAAATAG
- the LOC102625453 gene encoding cyclin-C1-2-like produces MAANFWTSSHYKQLLDQEDVDVAQPLDREKGITVEDYKLIKMQMSNYISKLAQHVKVRQRVVATAVTYMRRCYTRKSMTEYDPHLVAPTCLYLASKAEESTVQARLLVFYIKKIYSDEKYRYEVKDILEMEMKILEALNYYLVVFHPYRSLVQFLQDAGMNDINMTHLSWGILNDTYKMDLILVHPPHLIALACIYIASVYREKDNTAWFEELRVDMNVVKNISMEILDFYENQRLVSEERINAAFGKLALKT; encoded by the exons ATGGCTGCCAATTTCTGGACATCGTCGCACTA CAAACAGCTTCTGGACCAAGAAGACGTGGATGTGGCGCAACCTCTTGACAGAGAAAAGGGCATCACTGTTGAAGATTACAAGCTCATTAAGATGCAGATGTCCAACT ATATATCGAAATTGGCCCAACATGTCAAAGTGAGGCAAAG GGTTGTAGCCACTGCAGTTACATATATGAGACGCTGTTACACCAG AAAGAGTATGACAGAATATGATCCCCATCTTGTTGCTCCAACCTGCTTGTACTTGGCATCAAAAGCAGAAGAAAGCACAGTGCAGGCCCGACTTCTtgttttttacattaaaaaaatat ATTCTGATGAAAAGTATCGTTACGAAGTCAAGGATATACTTGAAATGGAAATGAAGATTTTAGAAGCTCTTAACTATTACTTAGTTGTATTCCATCCTTACCGTTCACTTGTGCA GTTTTTGCAGGACGCTGGCATGAATGATATAAATATGACCCATTTATCTTG GGGAATTCTGAACGACACATATAAGATGGACCTTATTCTTGTACATCCTCCACATTTGATTGCTTTGGCTTGCATATATATTGCCAGTGTATATAGAGAAAAAGATAACACCGCATGGTTTGAAGAGCTTCGTGTTGATATGAATGTG GTGAAAAACATCTCAATGGAGATATTAGATTTTTATGAAAACCAAAGACTGGTTAGTGAGGAGAGAATAAACGCTGCCTTCGGCAAATTGGCTTTGAAGACTTAA
- the LOC102625731 gene encoding chaperone protein dnaJ 20, chloroplastic: MSHGIVSPAAQSNFLNHSKSSIPIASSMLAEASSCLSFNPHLPKLSFSLKTQSGSLRRGPIKASAQSLSAATESFYDLLGIPQSVTPREIKQAYKHLVLKYHPDVSPPERIDENTKRFIRLQEAYETLSDPNTRALYDNHLATGSFIAFSSGKPSRYKEGLDDYGTWRIRWQSQLTELKRRSMNKDSRDHMSWGSRIRRSHRSKTTADDLDRSSTIKV; this comes from the exons ATGAGTCACGGAATAGTCTCACCTGCAGCCCAATCAAATTTCCTAAACCACTCCAAATCCAGCATCCCAATCGCGAGCTCCATGCTTGCCGAAGCTTCTTCTTGTCTCAGCTTCAATCCCCATCTCCCAAAACTAAGCTTTTCTCTGAAAACTCAATCTGGGTCCTTGAGAAGAGGACCAATCAAGGCCTCTGCTCAGAGCTTGTCTGCCGCAACAGAGAGTTTCTATGACTTGTTGGGCATTCCTCAAAGCGTGACGCCGAGAGAAATCAAGCAAGCTTACAAGCACCTTGTGCTGAAATACCATCCTGACGTGTCACCTCCAGAACGCATAGACGAGAACACTAAGAGGTTCATTCGGTTACAAGAAGCTTACGAGACCTTGTCCGACCCCAATACAAGAGCTTTATATGACAATCATTTGGCCACCGGTTCATTCATAGCTTTTTCATCTGGGAAACCGTCCCGTTACAAGGAG GGTCTGGATGATTACGGGACTTGGAGGATCCGATGGCAGTCTCAACTGACAGAGCTGAAGAGAAGGAGCATGAATAAGGATTCAAGGGACCATATGTCGTGGGGATCTAGAATCCGCCGGAGCCATAGAAGCAAAACAACAGCTGACGATCTTGACAGAAGCTCGACTATAAAAGTCTGA
- the LOC102626501 gene encoding dimethylnonatriene synthase-like, with protein sequence MDSTSFTPAIFELLSLLIVYCFWRIIAKSINKREKNTAPEPSGAWPLIGHLPLLNGQEPICKILGALADKYGPIYSLRLGKHPILIVSGWEIVKDCFTTNDRILATRAKIVAGKYMGYDNAIFALAPYSQYWRDIRKIATTELLSSHRLELLKHVRYSEVDTFIKDLYSLCSENAFNPAKVVISKLIEQLTFNISLKLIAGKRFSAKDYEEQGSEAWRINRAIKEATHLFGVFVLGDAIPWLESIDFQGHVGSMKSTAKEIDDVIGNWLKEHLQKKLQGEGHNGKGDLIDVLLSKLQEDAVMGGHTRDIVVKATALILILTGSESTYLGIIWTLSLLLNHPKELKKAQEELDVHVGRDRWVNESDMKNLKYLRAIVKETLRIYPPGPVTGIREAMEDCEIGGYHVPKGTRLIVNIWKLHRDPRMWENPCEFRPERFLTTHADVDVNTQHFEYIPFSFGRRSCPGMTSGLQIVQLTLARILQGFDLATVGGTPVGMQIGLGLALPKSNPLEVIIKPRLAEDLFRCI encoded by the exons ATGGATTCTACTTCTTTCACCCCAGCAATTTTTGAGCTCTTATCTCTGCTAATTGTCTATTGTTTTTGGAGAATCATAGCAAAATCTATaaacaaaagagagaaaaatactGCCCCCGAGCCATCTGGGGCATGGCCACTCATCGGCCATTTGCCTCTGCTAAATGGCCAAGAACCAATTTGCAAAATACTTGGAGCATTGGCCGATAAATATGGGCCCATCTATTCTCTTAGACTTGGCAAGCATCCCATATTGATTGTGAGCGGTTGGGAAATTGTGAAGGATTGCTTCACTACCAATGACAGAATTCTGGCTACAAGGGCAAAAATTGTAGCAGGCAAGTATATGGGTTATGACAACGCCATTTTTGCACTTGCTCCCTACAGTCAGTACTGGCGTGATATTCGCAAAATAGCCACCACAGAGCTTCTCTCAAGTCACCGGCTTGAATTGCTGAAGCACGTTCGCTACTCTGAAGTTGACACTTTCATCAAAGATTTGTACTCACTTTGCTCAGAAAACGCATTCAATCCTGCGAAGGTGGTGATCAGCAAGTTAATCGAGCAGTTAACTTTCAATATAAGCCTGAAACTGATAGCTGGGAAGCGATTTTCAGCTAAAGATTATGAGGAACAAGGCAGCGAGGCTTGGCGTATCAACAGAGCAATAAAAGAAGCAACGCACCTATTCGGGGTTTTCGTCTTGGGAGATGCCATACCATGGCTTGAATCGATTGACTTTCAGGGTCATGTGGGATCTATGAAGAGTACTGCTAAGGAAATTGACGATGTGATCGGCAACTGGCTTAAAGAAcatcttcaaaaaaaattacagggCGAAGGCCATAATGGTAAAGGTGACCTCATAGACGTGTTGCTTTCAAAACTGCAAGAAGATGCTGTGATGGGCGGACATACACGTGATATTGTCGTCAAAGCAACAGCTCTA ATTTTAATCCTCACAGGCTCAGAAAGCACGTATCTTGGAATAATTTGGACGCTGTCCCTGTTGTTGAACCACCCGAAAGAGCTGAAGAAGGCACAGGAAGAGTTGGACGTCCATGTTGGAAGAGACAGATGGGTAAACGAGTCAGATATGAAGAACCTAAAATACCTTCGAGCCATTGTCAAAGAAACTCTACGGATTTACCCACCTGGTCCTGTAACAGGAATTCGGGAAGCCATGGAAGATTGTGAAATTGGTGGCTATCATGTCCCGAAAGGCACGCGTTTGATCGTGAACATATGGAAGCTGCACAGAGACCCTCGGATGTGGGAAAATCCGTGCGAGTTCAGACCAGAAAGGTTTCTGACAACTCATGCTGATGTTGATGTCAACACTCAACATTTTGAGTATATTCCGTTCAGCTTTGGAAGAAGATCGTGCCCTGGAATGACATCTGGCTTACAGATTGTTCAATTAACGCTTGCTCGGATTCTTCAGGGGTTTGATTTGGCAACCGTGGGGGGCACACCTGTTGGTATGCAGATTGGTTTGGGCCTTGCCCTGCCCAAATCGAACCCTCTTGAAGTTATCATAAAACCTCGCCTCGCTGAGGATCTTTTTCGATGCATTTGA